From the genome of Perca fluviatilis chromosome 1, GENO_Pfluv_1.0, whole genome shotgun sequence, one region includes:
- the LOC120566152 gene encoding meiosis regulator and mRNA stability factor 1 isoform X4 produces MEGLEKERAICSSRPFPWLSHPKTEASTLLWKLKDCFPTNETTSAHHTDKNNYMDSRKAVLELKDVPPPPLHTSSSQSSQPFSLATLPMPPPCLPPPQLTHDSHQQPPPPPQQQQEGTSPKPMNGLASESDKVWPNVPIPQTAPIPIPICNGCGTSSDGMMLMPSASLGKTGQKYGSPENGGSENIPPVGVFWDIENCSVPSGRSAGAVVQRIRSHFFQGHREAEFICVCDISKESKAVIQELNNCQVTVAHINATAKNAADDKLRQSLRRFAETHTAPATVVLVSSDVNFASELSDLRHRHGFQVILVHGSHTSSALLQHAHRHVAFQEITADLPPRMLVKAQPSFNLLYVHNLPVNCDKSLRNAVKLRLRRLSDNCGGKVLGMAQGTAVLRFGSTEAAARARKRMENEDVFGHQISLSFSPRPRDDASPELELQSRSHHLPQTLPHTYQSQDSMFGSPPSISSSFLHLEKPRSPRRQRRATRPCQAPGPVPERPYSPRRGCSGPPGGAPAKPHQELGSLEGKTRMGFHHLEKGRAASSSPHRNGETGALEQLSKSGLSGESMYRRRRDGSYPRSVTESPVEQGDKSSGEFQISIPSAFSKLNLHRSFSPLILSQGSWSSRSVSPCLSSRSSPLLAAPRSMCPEGPPEPFSDGAEVQVANLDYRMSRKDLQQTLHDTFSRYGRVKAVELSPHTDYQLKATIQMFSLQQAISAVSGLHRYKIGGKRIQVSLITGGSSKSLVMLSTEIISILQDAPANCLPLFKFTEIYEKKYSRKLVVGDLYRLPEVVAVREQGGSRLVCLLSSSQIRQSPLGSSQSQEGSSSASGSPVVFEELEYHEPVCREHYTQQDFSEADFDPDSYTIPFVVMSLSTLASEVHSLLQSHEGTLPLLSFPDCYAAKFSPLQLGNETLEGGIPLEHLITCVPSITIVTAQNGFKVIKWIHNKPPAPNSETWIQRCKSPVGNPQLIQFSREIIDLLKSQPSCIMPMNKFIPSYHHHFAKQCRVSDYGYSKLLELLEAVPHVLQILGMGTKRLLTLTHRAQVKRFTQDLLKLLKFQASKQVAIKDFMQAYHWCFSRDWRVIDYGICDLMDLLIEIPDTTITITHQDTDTVISVPKRERTVEEIERTRQFGKEVVDLLRHQPHCRMAFSKFIPTYHHHFGRQCKLSYYGFTKLMELFEAIPNILMVLECGEEKVLTLTEVERIKALAAQLVKLLRAQKNSSLPVCQLLTEYSKTFGYGLRLQGYDASSLPALLAKLCHVVKVVDGSGGREVQLINRKSLRSLTSQLLALLMSQEEEHVTRGFKVDELSQHYLTVHGAPLNPCEYGFLSLSELLKSLPYLVELYSEESDDNNKAGNTASGVDEEWVRLTRLYQFARNVRGLLHTYHYNQIFLTEFQGAYNKFTGCSLEPRSYGYTSTDELLSAIPQVVWIKGHGHKRIIVLKNDMKGEARASPSIPNSPQPEENTASPRDSPISNATSGTQSPGGDSAVESELLCLTSAVDLLCGPVPSCLPSPQLHPVPLQETDLIHFEEKIPTVSDEPDAAAVADSTPGLPGSTDDSAVPKPPPPSDMKTPLSMDSPSRRATRSRIKLAANFSFTAGL; encoded by the exons ATGGAAGGACTGGAAAAGGAGAGAGCCATATGCAGCTCTAGACCCTTCCCATGGCTTAGTCACCCCAAAACAGAGGCCTCAACCCTGCTATGGAAACTTAAAGACTGCTTCCCCACCAATGAGACAACCTCCGCTCATCACACAGATAAA AACAATTACATGGACAGCAGAAAGGCCGTGTTGGAACTGAAAGatgtccctcctcctccactccataCTTCCTCTTCCCAATCATCCCAGCCCTTCTCTCTGGCTACTCTCCCTATGCCTCCTCCCTGCTTGCCTCCTCCTCAGCTTACACATGACTCCCACCAACAaccgccaccaccaccacagcaGCAACAAGAGGGGACTAGCCCCAAA CCCATGAATGGTCTGGCGTCAGAGTCGGACAAGGTGTGGCCCAATGTTCCTATTCCCCAGACTGCTCCTATCCCTATCCCAATTTGCAATGGCTGTGGCACCTCCTCGGATGGCATGATGCTCATGCCATCGGCCAGCCTTGGCAAGACCGGCCAGAAGTATG GTTCCCCAGAGAATGGTGGTTCTGAGAACATTCCTCCGGTGGGTGTCTTCTGGGACATTGAGAACTGCAGTGTGCCCAGCGGTCGCTCTGCTGGAGCTGTGGTCCAGCGTATTCGCAGccatttctttcagggccaccGTGAGGCAGAGTTCATTTGCGTCTGTGATATCAGCAAAGAGAGTAAAGCTGTCATCCAAGAGCTCAACAACTGCCAG GTTACTGTTGCACATATCAACGCCACAGCCAAGAATGCTGCAGATGACAAGCTTCGCCAGAGCCTACGACGCTTTGCTGAGACCCACACTGCACCTGCGACTGTTGTATTAGTATCCT CGGATGtgaactttgcaagtgagctgAGTGACCTGCGCCATCGCCATGGCTTCCAGGTAATCCTGGTCCATGGCAGCCATACATCTTCAGCCCTGCTGCAGCACGCCCACCGCCATGTGGCCTTCCAGGAGATCACAGCTGATCTGCCACCACGTATGCTTGTCAAAGCACAG CCCAGTTTCAACCTCCTCTATGTGCACAACCTCCCTGTCAACTGTGACAAGAGCCTGCGGAACGCTGTGAAGCTCAGGCTGCGCCGCCTGTCAGACAACTGTGGTGGCAAGGTGCTGGGCATGGCCCAGGGCACAGCAGTCCTCCGTTTTGGCAGCACTGAGGCAGCTGCGCGTGCCCGCAAGCGAATGGAGAATGAGGATGTGTTTGGCCACCAAATCAGCCTTTCCTTCTCCCCACGGCCCCGAGACGATGCAAGTCCTGAGCTTGAGCTTCAGTCTCGGTCCCATCACTTGCCTCAGACTCTGCCCCACACGTATCAAAGCCAGGATTCAATGTTCGGCTCTCCCCCATCCATATCCTCTTCCTTTCTGCACCTGGAGAAGCCCAGGTCACCCAGGAGGCAACGGCGAGCAACCCGCCCGTGCCAGGCCCCTGGCCCAGTGCCCGAAAGGCCCTACAGCCCCAGGAGAGGGTGCAGTGGGCCTCCCGGTGGTGCTCCAGCCAAGCCCCATCAG GAGCTGGGTAGTTTGGAGGGCAAGACCAGAATGGGCTTCCACCACCTGGAGAAAGGACGTGCCGCTTCCTCTTCCCCTCACCGTAATGGTGAGACAGGAGCCCTGGAGCAGCTGTCCAAGTCTGGCCTTAGTGGAGAATCTATGTACAGAAGGAG ACGAGATGGCTCCTACCCTCGCAGTGTGACTGAATCCCCTGTAGAACAAGGGGACAAGAGCTCAGGGGAGTTCCAGATTAGCATTCCCTCAGCTTTCAGCAAGTTGAACCTGCACAGGAGCTTCAGTCCCCTCATCCTGTCCCAGGGCTCCTGGTCATCCAG GAGTGTGTCGCCCTGCCTGTCCAGCCGGTCCTCACCCCTCCTGGCTGCCCCTCGTAGCATGTGTCCGGAAGGTCCTCCTGAGCCTTTCTCAGATGGGGCAGAGGTCCAAGTGGCCAACCTGGACTATAGAATGTCCCGCAAGGATCTGCAGCAGACACTGCATGACACCTTCTCCCGTTATGGGCGG GTGAAAGCTGTGGAGCTTAGTCCCCACACTGACTATCAGTTGAAGGCCACAATCCAGATGTTTTCCCTGCAGCAGGCCATAAGTGCTGTCAGTGGCCTGCACCGTTATAAGATCGGAGGCAAGCGCATTCAGGTGTCTCTGATCACTGGTGGTAGCAGCAAATCCCTTGTCATGCTCAG CACAGAGATCATCAGCATTCTTCAGGATGCGCCTGCAAATTGCCTTCCCCTCTTCAAGTTTACGGAGATCTATGAGAAGAA atATTCGCGTAAGCTTGTGGTTGGGGATCTGTACAGGCTACCAGAGGTGGTGGCAGTGCGGGAACAGGGAGGCTCAAGACTTGTGTGCCTACTGTCCAGCAGCCAAATACGTCAGAGTCCACTGGGATCTTCCCAGTCCCAGGAGGGCTCCTCCTCTGCTAGCGGCAGCCCCGTAGTGTTTGAGGAGCTGGAGTACCATGAACCTGTCTGCAGAGAGCACTACACACAGCAGGACTTCAG TGAGGCTGACTTTGACCCTGACTCCTATACAATACCTTTTGTTGTGATGTCTCTGAGCACCTTAGCATCTGAGGTCCACAGTCTGTTGCAGTCACATGAGGGGACTCTTCCATTACTCAG TTTTCCAGACTGCTATGCAGCGAAATTCAGCCCCCTGCAGCTGGGCAACGAGACACTGGAGGGTGGCATTCCTCTGGAGCATCTCATTACATGTGTTCCCAGTATCACAATAGTCACAGCTCAGAACGGCTTCAAAGTCATCAAGTGGATCCACAACAAACCACCAGCACCAAACTCTG AAACGTGGATTCAGCGCTGCAAGAGTCCAGTTGGCAACCCACAGCTCATCCAATTCAGCCGAGAGATTATTGACCTGTTGAAGAGTCAGCCTTCTTGCATTATGCCGATGAACAAGTTCATACCATCATACCACCATCACTTTGCCAAGCAGTGCCGTGTCTCTGACTATGGCTACTCCAAGCTGCTGGAGCTTCTGGAGGCTGTGCCACATGTCCTGCAG ATCTTGGGTATGGGTACCAAGCGTTTACTGACCCTGACTCATCGTGCTCAAGTGAAGCGCTTCACCCAAGACCTGCTCAAACTGCTTAAATTTCAAGCCAGCAAACAAGTGGCAATCAAGGACTTCATGCAGGCGTACCATTG GTGCTTCTCCAGAGACTGGAGGGTAATCGATTATGGCATATGTGACTTGATGGACCTGCTGATAGAGATCCCCGACACCACCATCACTATTACACATCAGGACACGGACACCGTCATCTCAGTTCCCAAGAGag AGCGTACTGTAGAGGAAATAGAGCGCACTAGGCAGTTTGGGAAGGAGGTGGTGGACCTTCTTCGTCACCAGCCTCACTGCCGAATGGCCTTCAGCAAGTTCATACCCACCTACCACCATCACTTCGGTCGTCAGTGCAAACTCAGCTACTACGGCTTCACCAAGCTCATGGAGCTCTTCGAGGCAATCCCCAACATACTGATG GTGTTGGAGTGTGGTGAGGAGAAAGTGCTGACTCTGACAGAAGTGGAGCGTATCAAGGCGTTGGCCGCTCAGCTGGTCAAGCTGCTTCGGGCTCAGAAAAACTCCAGTCTCCCTGTCTGCCAGCTGCTCACGGAGTACAGCAAGACCTTTGGTTATGGTCTACGCCTGCAGGGCTATGATGCCAGCTCCCTGCCGGCTCTGCTTGCCAAACTCTGCCATGTTGTCAAG GTGGTGGATGGCTCGGGGGGTCGGGAAGTGCAGTTGATCAATAGGAAGTCTTTGCGCTCACTGACCTCCCAGCTACTGGCTCTGCTCATGTCCCAAGAGGAGGAGCACGTCACCAGGGGTTTCAAAGTGGATGAGCTGAGCCAGCATTACCTGACTGTCCATGGAGCCCCTCTCAACCCATGTGAATATGGGTTCCTGTCCCTCAGCGAGTTACTCAAGAGCCTGCCCTACCTTGTGGAG TTGTACAGTGAAGAAAGCGATGACAACAACAAAGCTGGCAACACTGCCAGTGGTGTTGATGAGGAGTGGGTGAGGCTGACCAGGCTCTACCAGTTTGCCCGTAACGTACGCGGCCTGCTCCACACCTACCATTACAACCAGATCTTCCTGACGGAGTTCCAGGGGGCTTATAACAAATTTACAGGCTGCAGCCTTGAACCACGCTCCTACGGATACACCAGCACTGATGAGCTGCTCAGCGCCATTCCACAG GTGGTCTGGATCAAAGGGCATGGTCACAAGAGGATTATCGTTTTGAAGAACGATATGAAAGGTGAAG cAAGGGCAAGCCCTTCAATCCCCAACAGCCCCCAGCCAGAAGAGAACACGGCGAGCCCGAGAGACAGCCCGATTAGCAACGCAACATCTGGAACCCAGAGTCCAG GTGGCGATTCAGCGGTAGAATCGGAGCTGCTGTGTCTGACCTCAGCAGTAGACCTACTGTGTGGTCCTGTACCATCCTGCCTACCGTCACCTCAGCTCCACCCTGTTCCCCTCCAGGAGACGGACCTGATTCACTTTGAGGAGAAAATTCCAACAG TGAGTGACGAACCTGATGCTGCAGCGGTCGCTGACAGCACACCTGGGCTGCCTGGCAGCACAGACGACTCTGCAGTCCCCAAACCTCCGCCCCCCTCTGACATGAAGACCCCTTTGTCCATGGACAGTCCCAGCAGAAGAGCCACTCGCAGCAGAATTAAGCTAGCTGCCAACTTCTCATTCACAGCAGGTCTCTga
- the LOC120566152 gene encoding meiosis regulator and mRNA stability factor 1 isoform X3: MEGLEKERAICSSRPFPWLSHPKTEASTLLWKLKDCFPTNETTSAHHTDKNNYMDSRKAVLELKDVPPPPLHTSSSQSSQPFSLATLPMPPPCLPPPQLTHDSHQQPPPPPQQQQEGTSPKVSIYTHCDYCSTDGYGLLGSGGVVGSSSSIAGVVSLYMAPGSLGTPISSSSISRSGPCSVACSVASSSVHQYKHHMSCGSGGDVLGPLPTIGSKPQLPSSVATSQPVSSHPYLSCCSGLLHTYPAVPLPYSQPSLFPSSAPLASSLPCVSSLPAPLHGSCLAPSGFYTCGVDCCPSARRSQRSTLGDHPTTTTITTTTTSAQFCSNPLHLNVERTVCVKGAHYCQDCLLKPMNGLASESDKVWPNVPIPQTAPIPIPICNGCGTSSDGMMLMPSASLGKTGQKYGSPENGGSENIPPVGVFWDIENCSVPSGRSAGAVVQRIRSHFFQGHREAEFICVCDISKESKAVIQELNNCQVTVAHINATAKNAADDKLRQSLRRFAETHTAPATVVLVSSDVNFASELSDLRHRHGFQVILVHGSHTSSALLQHAHRHVAFQEITADLPPRMLVKAQELGSLEGKTRMGFHHLEKGRAASSSPHRNGETGALEQLSKSGLSGESMYRRRRDGSYPRSVTESPVEQGDKSSGEFQISIPSAFSKLNLHRSFSPLILSQGSWSSRSVSPCLSSRSSPLLAAPRSMCPEGPPEPFSDGAEVQVANLDYRMSRKDLQQTLHDTFSRYGRVKAVELSPHTDYQLKATIQMFSLQQAISAVSGLHRYKIGGKRIQVSLITGGSSKSLVMLSTEIISILQDAPANCLPLFKFTEIYEKKYSRKLVVGDLYRLPEVVAVREQGGSRLVCLLSSSQIRQSPLGSSQSQEGSSSASGSPVVFEELEYHEPVCREHYTQQDFSEADFDPDSYTIPFVVMSLSTLASEVHSLLQSHEGTLPLLSFPDCYAAKFSPLQLGNETLEGGIPLEHLITCVPSITIVTAQNGFKVIKWIHNKPPAPNSETWIQRCKSPVGNPQLIQFSREIIDLLKSQPSCIMPMNKFIPSYHHHFAKQCRVSDYGYSKLLELLEAVPHVLQILGMGTKRLLTLTHRAQVKRFTQDLLKLLKFQASKQVAIKDFMQAYHWCFSRDWRVIDYGICDLMDLLIEIPDTTITITHQDTDTVISVPKRERTVEEIERTRQFGKEVVDLLRHQPHCRMAFSKFIPTYHHHFGRQCKLSYYGFTKLMELFEAIPNILMVLECGEEKVLTLTEVERIKALAAQLVKLLRAQKNSSLPVCQLLTEYSKTFGYGLRLQGYDASSLPALLAKLCHVVKVVDGSGGREVQLINRKSLRSLTSQLLALLMSQEEEHVTRGFKVDELSQHYLTVHGAPLNPCEYGFLSLSELLKSLPYLVELYSEESDDNNKAGNTASGVDEEWVRLTRLYQFARNVRGLLHTYHYNQIFLTEFQGAYNKFTGCSLEPRSYGYTSTDELLSAIPQVVWIKGHGHKRIIVLKNDMKGEARASPSIPNSPQPEENTASPRDSPISNATSGTQSPGGDSAVESELLCLTSAVDLLCGPVPSCLPSPQLHPVPLQETDLIHFEEKIPTVSDEPDAAAVADSTPGLPGSTDDSAVPKPPPPSDMKTPLSMDSPSRRATRSRIKLAANFSFTAGL, encoded by the exons ATGGAAGGACTGGAAAAGGAGAGAGCCATATGCAGCTCTAGACCCTTCCCATGGCTTAGTCACCCCAAAACAGAGGCCTCAACCCTGCTATGGAAACTTAAAGACTGCTTCCCCACCAATGAGACAACCTCCGCTCATCACACAGATAAA AACAATTACATGGACAGCAGAAAGGCCGTGTTGGAACTGAAAGatgtccctcctcctccactccataCTTCCTCTTCCCAATCATCCCAGCCCTTCTCTCTGGCTACTCTCCCTATGCCTCCTCCCTGCTTGCCTCCTCCTCAGCTTACACATGACTCCCACCAACAaccgccaccaccaccacagcaGCAACAAGAGGGGACTAGCCCCAAAGTAAGCATTTACACACACTGTGACTATTGCAGCACAGATGGCTACGGGTTATTGGGTAGTGGAGGTGTTGttggtagcagtagcagcatcGCTGGTGTTGTCTCACTCTATATGGCCCCAGGCTCTCTGGGAACacccatcagcagcagcagtattaGTAGGTCGGGCCCTTGCTCTGTAGCCTGCTCTGTAGCCTCATCATCTGTTCATCAGTATAAACATCACATGAGCTGTGGAAGTGGAGGTGACGTTCTTGGTCCTTTGCCCACTATTGGTAGCAAACCCCAGCTGCCCTCTTCTGTTGCTACCTCTCAGCCTGTTTCATCACACCCCTAcctctcctgctgctcagggctTCTCCACACCTACCCAGCTGTACCTCTTCCATACAGTCAACCCAGCCTGTTTCCCTCCTCAGCACCTCTGGCTTCCTCTCTCCCCTGTGTTTCCTCTTTACCCGCTCCCTTGCATGGCTCTTGCCTGGCCCCTTCTGGCTTCTACACCTGTGGTGTGGACTGCTGCCCATCAGCCAGAAGATCCCAGAGAAGCACACTTGGTGATCACCCAACCACCACCACTATCACCACTACAACCACCTCAGCACAATTCTGCTCTAATCCTTTGCACCTAAATGTAGAACGCACGGTTTGTGTGAAGGGAGCACACTACTGCCAGGATTGCCTGTTGAAG CCCATGAATGGTCTGGCGTCAGAGTCGGACAAGGTGTGGCCCAATGTTCCTATTCCCCAGACTGCTCCTATCCCTATCCCAATTTGCAATGGCTGTGGCACCTCCTCGGATGGCATGATGCTCATGCCATCGGCCAGCCTTGGCAAGACCGGCCAGAAGTATG GTTCCCCAGAGAATGGTGGTTCTGAGAACATTCCTCCGGTGGGTGTCTTCTGGGACATTGAGAACTGCAGTGTGCCCAGCGGTCGCTCTGCTGGAGCTGTGGTCCAGCGTATTCGCAGccatttctttcagggccaccGTGAGGCAGAGTTCATTTGCGTCTGTGATATCAGCAAAGAGAGTAAAGCTGTCATCCAAGAGCTCAACAACTGCCAG GTTACTGTTGCACATATCAACGCCACAGCCAAGAATGCTGCAGATGACAAGCTTCGCCAGAGCCTACGACGCTTTGCTGAGACCCACACTGCACCTGCGACTGTTGTATTAGTATCCT CGGATGtgaactttgcaagtgagctgAGTGACCTGCGCCATCGCCATGGCTTCCAGGTAATCCTGGTCCATGGCAGCCATACATCTTCAGCCCTGCTGCAGCACGCCCACCGCCATGTGGCCTTCCAGGAGATCACAGCTGATCTGCCACCACGTATGCTTGTCAAAGCACAG GAGCTGGGTAGTTTGGAGGGCAAGACCAGAATGGGCTTCCACCACCTGGAGAAAGGACGTGCCGCTTCCTCTTCCCCTCACCGTAATGGTGAGACAGGAGCCCTGGAGCAGCTGTCCAAGTCTGGCCTTAGTGGAGAATCTATGTACAGAAGGAG ACGAGATGGCTCCTACCCTCGCAGTGTGACTGAATCCCCTGTAGAACAAGGGGACAAGAGCTCAGGGGAGTTCCAGATTAGCATTCCCTCAGCTTTCAGCAAGTTGAACCTGCACAGGAGCTTCAGTCCCCTCATCCTGTCCCAGGGCTCCTGGTCATCCAG GAGTGTGTCGCCCTGCCTGTCCAGCCGGTCCTCACCCCTCCTGGCTGCCCCTCGTAGCATGTGTCCGGAAGGTCCTCCTGAGCCTTTCTCAGATGGGGCAGAGGTCCAAGTGGCCAACCTGGACTATAGAATGTCCCGCAAGGATCTGCAGCAGACACTGCATGACACCTTCTCCCGTTATGGGCGG GTGAAAGCTGTGGAGCTTAGTCCCCACACTGACTATCAGTTGAAGGCCACAATCCAGATGTTTTCCCTGCAGCAGGCCATAAGTGCTGTCAGTGGCCTGCACCGTTATAAGATCGGAGGCAAGCGCATTCAGGTGTCTCTGATCACTGGTGGTAGCAGCAAATCCCTTGTCATGCTCAG CACAGAGATCATCAGCATTCTTCAGGATGCGCCTGCAAATTGCCTTCCCCTCTTCAAGTTTACGGAGATCTATGAGAAGAA atATTCGCGTAAGCTTGTGGTTGGGGATCTGTACAGGCTACCAGAGGTGGTGGCAGTGCGGGAACAGGGAGGCTCAAGACTTGTGTGCCTACTGTCCAGCAGCCAAATACGTCAGAGTCCACTGGGATCTTCCCAGTCCCAGGAGGGCTCCTCCTCTGCTAGCGGCAGCCCCGTAGTGTTTGAGGAGCTGGAGTACCATGAACCTGTCTGCAGAGAGCACTACACACAGCAGGACTTCAG TGAGGCTGACTTTGACCCTGACTCCTATACAATACCTTTTGTTGTGATGTCTCTGAGCACCTTAGCATCTGAGGTCCACAGTCTGTTGCAGTCACATGAGGGGACTCTTCCATTACTCAG TTTTCCAGACTGCTATGCAGCGAAATTCAGCCCCCTGCAGCTGGGCAACGAGACACTGGAGGGTGGCATTCCTCTGGAGCATCTCATTACATGTGTTCCCAGTATCACAATAGTCACAGCTCAGAACGGCTTCAAAGTCATCAAGTGGATCCACAACAAACCACCAGCACCAAACTCTG AAACGTGGATTCAGCGCTGCAAGAGTCCAGTTGGCAACCCACAGCTCATCCAATTCAGCCGAGAGATTATTGACCTGTTGAAGAGTCAGCCTTCTTGCATTATGCCGATGAACAAGTTCATACCATCATACCACCATCACTTTGCCAAGCAGTGCCGTGTCTCTGACTATGGCTACTCCAAGCTGCTGGAGCTTCTGGAGGCTGTGCCACATGTCCTGCAG ATCTTGGGTATGGGTACCAAGCGTTTACTGACCCTGACTCATCGTGCTCAAGTGAAGCGCTTCACCCAAGACCTGCTCAAACTGCTTAAATTTCAAGCCAGCAAACAAGTGGCAATCAAGGACTTCATGCAGGCGTACCATTG GTGCTTCTCCAGAGACTGGAGGGTAATCGATTATGGCATATGTGACTTGATGGACCTGCTGATAGAGATCCCCGACACCACCATCACTATTACACATCAGGACACGGACACCGTCATCTCAGTTCCCAAGAGag AGCGTACTGTAGAGGAAATAGAGCGCACTAGGCAGTTTGGGAAGGAGGTGGTGGACCTTCTTCGTCACCAGCCTCACTGCCGAATGGCCTTCAGCAAGTTCATACCCACCTACCACCATCACTTCGGTCGTCAGTGCAAACTCAGCTACTACGGCTTCACCAAGCTCATGGAGCTCTTCGAGGCAATCCCCAACATACTGATG GTGTTGGAGTGTGGTGAGGAGAAAGTGCTGACTCTGACAGAAGTGGAGCGTATCAAGGCGTTGGCCGCTCAGCTGGTCAAGCTGCTTCGGGCTCAGAAAAACTCCAGTCTCCCTGTCTGCCAGCTGCTCACGGAGTACAGCAAGACCTTTGGTTATGGTCTACGCCTGCAGGGCTATGATGCCAGCTCCCTGCCGGCTCTGCTTGCCAAACTCTGCCATGTTGTCAAG GTGGTGGATGGCTCGGGGGGTCGGGAAGTGCAGTTGATCAATAGGAAGTCTTTGCGCTCACTGACCTCCCAGCTACTGGCTCTGCTCATGTCCCAAGAGGAGGAGCACGTCACCAGGGGTTTCAAAGTGGATGAGCTGAGCCAGCATTACCTGACTGTCCATGGAGCCCCTCTCAACCCATGTGAATATGGGTTCCTGTCCCTCAGCGAGTTACTCAAGAGCCTGCCCTACCTTGTGGAG TTGTACAGTGAAGAAAGCGATGACAACAACAAAGCTGGCAACACTGCCAGTGGTGTTGATGAGGAGTGGGTGAGGCTGACCAGGCTCTACCAGTTTGCCCGTAACGTACGCGGCCTGCTCCACACCTACCATTACAACCAGATCTTCCTGACGGAGTTCCAGGGGGCTTATAACAAATTTACAGGCTGCAGCCTTGAACCACGCTCCTACGGATACACCAGCACTGATGAGCTGCTCAGCGCCATTCCACAG GTGGTCTGGATCAAAGGGCATGGTCACAAGAGGATTATCGTTTTGAAGAACGATATGAAAGGTGAAG cAAGGGCAAGCCCTTCAATCCCCAACAGCCCCCAGCCAGAAGAGAACACGGCGAGCCCGAGAGACAGCCCGATTAGCAACGCAACATCTGGAACCCAGAGTCCAG GTGGCGATTCAGCGGTAGAATCGGAGCTGCTGTGTCTGACCTCAGCAGTAGACCTACTGTGTGGTCCTGTACCATCCTGCCTACCGTCACCTCAGCTCCACCCTGTTCCCCTCCAGGAGACGGACCTGATTCACTTTGAGGAGAAAATTCCAACAG TGAGTGACGAACCTGATGCTGCAGCGGTCGCTGACAGCACACCTGGGCTGCCTGGCAGCACAGACGACTCTGCAGTCCCCAAACCTCCGCCCCCCTCTGACATGAAGACCCCTTTGTCCATGGACAGTCCCAGCAGAAGAGCCACTCGCAGCAGAATTAAGCTAGCTGCCAACTTCTCATTCACAGCAGGTCTCTga